In the Drosophila takahashii strain IR98-3 E-12201 chromosome 3R, DtakHiC1v2, whole genome shotgun sequence genome, one interval contains:
- the LOC138913438 gene encoding uncharacterized protein, whose amino-acid sequence MLQECNPHLPTKDWKVVKVEEHAGDVNQAIVVLNKESVAPIEAARGVLNYGFSAIHIKIYKGDSSSKGSPAGNPAEQVLAEEVEAPGMPEDGYSTDSSLSRELRALGPAIEEVDLSDSEADVTVVEVAAGDVAKTPADQPTPQ is encoded by the coding sequence ATGTTGCAAGAGTGCAACCCACATCTCCCCACAAAAGACTGGAAAGTCGTAAAGGTGGAGGAGCATGCAGGTGATGTAAATCAGGCGATCGTGGTGCTAAACAAGGAGTCGGTCGCTCCCATAGAGGCTGCTCGGGGAGTGCTCAATTATGGCTTCAGCGCCATACACATTAAGATATACAAAGGGGACTCCAGTTCCAAGGGAAGCCCTGCCGGCAACCCAGCTGAGCAGGTACTTGCGGAGGAAGTGGAGGCCCCTGGTATGCCGGAGGACGGCTACTCAACCGACTCATCGCTGAGCAGAGAGTTGCGAGCGCTGGGACCGGCAATCGAAGAAGTGGACCTGAGCGATTCGGAGGCCGACGTTACTGTGGTGGAGGTTGCAGCTGGGGATGTCGCTAAGACTCCTGCAGATCAACCTACACCACAGTAA